One window of the Rosa rugosa chromosome 3, drRosRugo1.1, whole genome shotgun sequence genome contains the following:
- the LOC133741109 gene encoding G2/mitotic-specific cyclin-2-like, with protein MGSKENNQGLVRPANFQGPRLLGGSKFVKEIGHNHRAALSNITNFKREASGNDVAGDKKLSNLGHRPITRRFAAQMVQQCPKESEEVIVTTLVPNPSGVRDCDQEIKKLNSSTVNPSGLVDCEIIDVEDSEDEDSDAVPMYVKHTEAMLDEIDRMEEDEESEDPIMDIDTSCVKDQLSVVEYIDDIYAHYRKTENQSCVSPRYMAQQPDINEKMRAILIDWLIEVHYKFELMEETLFLTINLIDRFLERQVVVRKKLQLVGVTAMLLACKYEEVSVPIVEDFVLISDKAYTRKDVLDMEKSMVNKLQFNFSVPTPYVFMRRFLKAAQSDKKLELLSFFLIELCLVEHEMLKFPPSLLAAAAIYTAQCSLSRFKQWSKTSEWYTNYSEDELQECSRLMVTFHQKAETGRLTGVHRKYSTWKFGYAAKAEPAEFLLNP; from the exons ATGGGTTCCAAGGAGAACAATCAAGGTCTCGTTAGGCCTGCAAATTTCCAAG GTCCAAGATTGTTGGGGGGTTCCAAGTTTGTGAAGGAGATTGGGCACAATCATCGAGCGGCACTAAGCAATATCACCAATTTCAAAAGAGAGGCTTCTGG GAATGATGTGGCTGGTGATAAGAAATTGTCAAATCTGGGACATAGACCCATTACAAG GAGGTTTGCTGCACAAATGGTCCAGCAATGCCCAAAG GAATCTGAGGAAGTCATTGTGACTACATTGGTTCCAAATCCTAGTGGTGTTAGGGATTGTGATCAGGAAATTAAGAAACTGAACTCATCTACCGTCAATCCTAGTGGTCTTGTGGACTGTGAGATCATAGATGTGGAGGACAGTGAGGATGAAGATTCTGATGCTGTGCCAATGTATGTGAAGCACACAGAAGCTATGCTAGATGAGATTGATAGGATG GAGGAGGATGAAGAATCAGAAGATCCCATTATGGATATCGACACCAGCTGCGTTAAGGATCAACTCAGTGTTGTGGAGTACATAGATGACATCTATGCACACTACAGGAAAACTGAG AATCAAAGCTGTGTCTCCCCCCGTTACATGGCCCAGCAACCTGACATCAATGAGAAGATGAGGGCTATTCTTATTGACTGGCTTATTGAG GTCCACTACAAGTTTGAGCTTATGGAGGAGACGTTATTCCTCACCATCAACCTTATAGACAGATTCTTAGAGCGTCAAGTGGTGGTCAGGAAGAAGCTTCAGCTGGTTGGTGTAACAGCCATGTTACTAGCCTGCAAGTATGAGGAGGTTTCTGTCCCAATCGTGGAGGATTTTGTTCTGATATCAGATAAGGCATATACTAGGAAAGATGTCCTTGACATGGAGAAATCAATGGTCAACAAGTTACAATTCAACTTTTCTGTTCCTACCCCATATGTGTTCATGAGGAGATTCCTCAAAGCTGCTCAGTCTGACAAAAAG CTTGAGCTTCTGTCCTTCTTCCTCATTGAGCTATGCCTAGTGGAGCATGAAATGCTAAAGTTTCCACCATCTCTGCTAGCTGCTGCAGCAATTTACACTGCTCAGTGTAGTCTTTCAAGGTTCAAGCAGTGGAGCAAAACCAGCGAGTGGTATACCAATTACTCAGAAGATGAACTTCA AGAATGCTCAAGGTTGATGGTTACTTTCCATCAGAAGGCTGAAACTGGTAGGCTAACAGGAGTGCATAGGAAGTACAGTACTTGGAAATTTGGCTATGCTGCTAAAGCTGAACCAGCTGAGTTTCTCCTGAATCCCTGA
- the LOC133739330 gene encoding U-box domain-containing protein 15-like — protein MAEREMVMEGIRRDHYHGKKNVGGGGEDESDGGSIEELMGVIETVGSYSGFRRAHRKECLSLVRRLKLLLPLLEEIRELEYYSNQALNSLSNLKKALASAKKLLKNCSCGSKIYLTLESEAMMGRFHDVYDKLSQALDHFPYVELGISIEVKEQVQLMRMQLKRAKKRADTQDIELAMDLMVVFSKKNDDRNADKAILERLANKLELHTIADLKEETIAVRKLAKRRSARQNAESIQQVTDLLGRFKENAGIYEDFLLDGPVSTRNLRQCRSLLIPNEFLCPITLEIMTDPIIVATGQTYERASIQKWLGSNHHTCPKTGQTLDHVSLAPNFALKNLIQQWCEKNHFELPKKDSNAFSDGSTAEILEEISSLVYDLSSCQLDVLKEAIFKIRMLSKENPENRVLIAKGGGIPQLIKLLSHPDSKIQEHTVTALLNLSIDETNKRLIAGKESIRAIIEILQHGTDEARENSAAALFSLSMLNENKVLVGTLNGIPPLVDLLQNGTTRGRKDAATALFNLSLNQANKSRAIDAGLIPPLIHLLEDKNLGMTDEALSILLLLASHPEGRNEIGRLSFIETLVGIIKSGTPKNKECATSVLLELGLNNSSFTLAALQYGVYEHLVEVARCGTNRAQRKANSLLQHMSKCEHIP, from the exons ATGGCAGAGAGGGAGATGGTGATGGAGGGAATTAGAAGGGATCATTATCATGGGAAGAAGaatgttggtggtggtggtgaagaTGAAAGCGATGGCGGCAGCATTGAGGAATTGATGGGAGTGATTGAGACCGTTGGATCGTATTCGGGGTTTCGAAGAGCTCACAGGAAGGAGTGCTTGAGCTTGGTGAGGAGGTTGAAGCTATTGCTGCCTCTATTGGAGGAAATAAGGGAGTTGGAGTACTACTCCAATCAGGCTTTGAACTCTTTGTCTAATTTGAAGAAGGCACTTGCTTCTGCCAAGAAGTTGCTCAAGAATTGTAGCTGTGGGAGTAAGATATACTTG ACTCTGGAAAGTGAGGCAATGATGGGAAGGTTTCATGATGTTTATGATAAACTAAGCCAGGCTTTGGATCATTTCCCTTATGTTGAGCTTGGGATCTCAATTGAAGTCAAAGAGCAA GTTCAACTAATGCGAATGCAACTCAAACGAGCAAAGAAACGGGCAGATACACAGGATATAGAGCTAGCAATGGACCTGATGGTTGTGTTCTCTAAGAAAAATGATGACAGGAATGCAGATAAAGCGATACTTGAAAGACTAGCCAACAAGTTGGAACTACACACTATTGCAGACTTGAAAGAGGAAACAATAGCTGTTAGAAAGCTAGCTAAAAGGAGATCAGCAAGGCAGAATGCTGAAAGCATTCAACAGGTCACTGATCTTTTGGGAAGGTTTAAAGAAAATGCAGGGATATATGAGGACTTCTTGCTCGATGGTCCTGTTTCCACGAGAAATCTGAGGCAGTGTCGGTCTTTGTTGATCCCCAATGAGTTTCTATGCCCGATTACGTTGGAGATCATGACTGATCCTATTATTGTTGCAACTGGACAG ACATATGAAAGAGCAAGCATACAAAAGTGGCTGGGTTCCAATCACCACACCTGCCCAAAGACGGGGCAAACATTGGATCATGTATCGCTGGCACCAAATTTTGCTCTCAAGAATCTAATCCAGCAATGGTGTGAGAAGAATCATTTTGAACTGCCCAAGAAGGATTCTAATGCATTTTCTGATGGCTCTACTGCTGAAATTTTAGAGGAAATATCTTCCTTAGTGTATGATCTATCTTCATGTCAGCTGGATGTTTTAAAAGAAGCCATTTTTAAGATTCGAATGCTCTCTAAAGAGAATCCGGAGAATAGAGTTCTGATAGCTAAGGGTGGAGGGATTCCCCAGTTGATTAAGCTCTTGTCACATCCAgattccaagattcaagaacaCACAGTGACAGCTCTTCTAAATTTATCGATTGATGAGACTAACAAAAGACTCATAGCAGGAAAAGAGTCTATTCGTGCTATAATTGAGATCTTGCAGCAtggaacagatgaagctagagaGAATTCTGCTGCTGCATTGTTCAGCTTATCAATGCTCAATGAGAACAAAGTACTTGTTGGGACTTTGAATGGAATTCCTCCTTTGGTAGATCTTTTGCAGAATGGAACAACCAGAGGTAGAAAGGATGCTGCCACTGCATTATTTAACTTGTCTTTGAACCAAGCCAACAAGTCTAGGGCCATTGACGCAGGTCTAATACCGCCCTTGATTCATCTACTTGAGGATAAGAACTTGGGCATGACTGATGAAGCCCTCTCAATTTTGTTACTCCTTGCATCACATCCTGAGGGTCGAAACGAGATTGGGAGATTATCTTTCATTGAAACTCTGGTTGGAATTATCAAGAGTGGAACCCCCAAGAACAAGGAATGTGCTACATCGGTTCTTCTAGAGCTCGGATTGAACAATTCGTCTTTCACTTTGGCTGCACTTCAGTATGGTGTGTATGAGCATCTGGTGGAGGTGGCTAGATGTGGAACCAACAGAGCTCAAAGGAAAGCAAACTCCCTTTTGCAGCATATGAGTAAATGTGAGCACATTCCTTAA